The following proteins come from a genomic window of Nostoc sp. ATCC 53789:
- a CDS encoding transposase: MTKPADVSTKKLISLAPNNWVRWVTQIPDIVAGEILNSEFQWISRESDVLIRVSSPQHGEFLLLNELQLRYQSQMPRRMRAYAALAEEKYNLPTYPVLINILKTGNNEIPTSFTSNIAGLRAIQDYRVINLWEIDVNIAFQQPLPSLLPFVPILKGGENESIIREALQILRADEQLNQLETVLAFFATFVLENTLVQEIMRWDMSVLRESPWYQEILREGEARGEARGEERGKASGELRGILSAIEINLELKFSDRGLQLMPEINQIQDLERLKTILRNIVTANTIEELQQIL; the protein is encoded by the coding sequence ATGACGAAGCCTGCTGATGTCAGTACCAAAAAATTAATCAGTCTCGCACCCAATAACTGGGTAAGATGGGTAACGCAGATTCCTGATATTGTTGCTGGGGAAATTCTAAATAGTGAATTTCAGTGGATTAGCCGGGAAAGTGATGTTTTAATCCGTGTTAGTAGTCCCCAACACGGAGAATTTTTGCTTCTCAACGAATTGCAATTACGCTATCAATCCCAAATGCCACGTCGGATGCGTGCTTATGCTGCACTTGCAGAAGAAAAATATAACTTACCAACATATCCCGTCCTGATCAATATTCTTAAAACTGGTAACAACGAAATACCCACAAGCTTTACATCAAATATTGCAGGATTAAGGGCGATACAAGATTATCGAGTAATTAATCTGTGGGAAATTGATGTCAATATTGCTTTTCAACAACCTTTACCATCCTTACTACCATTTGTACCCATTCTCAAAGGTGGTGAAAATGAATCTATTATTAGAGAAGCATTGCAAATCCTCCGTGCTGATGAACAACTAAACCAACTGGAAACAGTTCTAGCTTTTTTTGCTACGTTTGTTTTAGAGAACACGCTCGTTCAAGAAATCATGAGGTGGGATATGTCTGTATTACGTGAGTCACCTTGGTATCAGGAAATTTTACGCGAAGGGGAAGCACGCGGGGAAGCGCGTGGAGAAGAACGCGGGAAAGCAAGCGGGGAACTACGAGGAATACTTTCTGCGATTGAAATTAATTTAGAGTTGAAATTTAGCGATCGCGGCTTACAATTGATGCCAGAAATTAACCAGATTCAGGATTTAGAGCGTTTGAAAACAATTTTACGGAATATTGTCACTGCAAATACTATTGAGGAATTGCAACAGATTCTGTAA
- a CDS encoding ABC transporter ATP-binding protein — protein sequence MTNNIVLEAKSLTRRFGGLVAVNNVSFTVNQHEIFGLIGPNGAGKTTLFNLITAFIPLSSGELRYQGANISQLRPHQIAGLGIARTFQNIRLFGELSALENVIIARHLDNKSNLLTGVLGLPPARREEKKSRRKALQLLEMVGLSDRADEKAKNFAYGDQRRLEIARALALEPQILLLDEPAAGMNPNEKQQLSEFIRSLREQFNLTIVLIEHHVPLVMGLCDRIAVLDFGQLIALGEPAVVRNDPAVIEAYLGNE from the coding sequence GGCGGTGAATAATGTATCTTTTACAGTCAATCAACATGAGATTTTTGGATTAATTGGCCCTAACGGCGCTGGGAAAACAACACTGTTTAATTTGATTACAGCTTTTATTCCCCTTTCTAGTGGAGAGTTGCGCTATCAAGGTGCTAATATTTCTCAATTACGTCCCCATCAAATTGCCGGTTTAGGTATTGCTCGGACTTTTCAAAATATTCGCTTATTTGGTGAATTGTCAGCGCTAGAAAATGTAATAATTGCCCGACATTTAGATAATAAAAGCAATCTATTAACAGGAGTTTTGGGATTACCACCAGCGCGTCGGGAAGAGAAAAAAAGCAGGCGAAAAGCTTTACAATTATTAGAAATGGTGGGATTGAGCGATCGCGCTGACGAAAAAGCCAAAAACTTCGCTTATGGGGATCAGCGTCGCTTAGAAATTGCCCGCGCTTTAGCCTTAGAACCGCAAATCTTACTCCTCGACGAACCTGCGGCGGGGATGAATCCCAACGAAAAGCAGCAACTGAGTGAATTTATCCGTAGTCTGCGAGAACAGTTTAATTTGACAATTGTCCTGATTGAACACCATGTACCCTTAGTTATGGGTTTGTGCGATCGCATTGCCGTGTTAGATTTTGGGCAGTTGATTGCCTTGGGTGAACCAGCTGTAGTTAGAAACGATCCGGCTGTAATTGAAGCTTATTTAGGAAATGAATGA